TGAACTGGTTTTGATCTGGCCGATATGAGTTCAGAGGCTTGTGAAAGACATGACGGTCAACCAGGTTatggaatttcttttttgagCATTTTTATGCTCTGAAATAGACGACACTTAAAAGTTCTACGAGCCTCGACTACGATTCAAACACTGAGAATCAGGTCATAAAAATGTTCTTGGTCAATGAGCAAAACTTTATTTGCTTTCAGCTCAGTTACAGGTCAGTCACATGAGCCACGTTGTGAATCATTCCCTGCGAGAACTGTTTCTGAAACAcaccatgtaaaaaaaaaaaaaaaaaaaagatcatctGATACACACTCAAATAAATATGAGGTCCATTTTTGTCATTGCAAGTTCATAGCATCGTCAGTCTTCTATTAGCAGGTCAAAGCAGCCCCAGCAGAAAGAAGACTCTATTGACCAATATCGAATTAACAAGTCCAACACTTGTATATGTAGCAAATTTATACGGCACTTcaatttctctcctcctcctggcaCTTTCATTACTTCTTGGCACTCTGTACCAAGAATACAAGACCTGCAGACTCAGTGCTTTAACTATCTGTCGTGTTCCCACTAGCGCCACAACTCCTAACAGGAAGCGGGCTGCGCTTACTGTCAGTGCGTGAGCTGTCAGTGTGGGTAGAGGTACAGGTAACTCGCCTTGGGGCTCAAAAGTCTGCCCGAGCTGCACATTCACCCAGTATCCCACTGAGCATCCAGCCCAGGCCCCGAGAATGGTGGTGGTGTCGCCGCGCGTGGTGCAGTAGTGGTCCAGCTCTGGGTACGTGTAGCTGAGAAAGAGGGGCAGTGCCAATGCCAGGATGGGGGAGATGCGGCTGGTGAGTTGAAAGTGGTCGAAGGTTTCCCAGTGAGGGTAGGTGAAAAACACGAGGACAGCAGAGATTAAAGCGCCACAGATCACATCCTGAAAGCAGAATAACGACGAGAGATCacattttgtgcatttgttttcttattagATGAGAAAATTGATACCAGTCAGAAGAAACAGTTAGCAGCACCTTTAGAGCTCACTCATTAACACAGTACATTCTCTTTGgtttcatttgtaaaataaaagaaggttTAAGAAATGACAGGTTgtaattccccccccccccccccccctcgattAGTTGATTATTGAACCTTGAAACATCCTGTTAAATTTATTAAGTAGATTTCAGTCTTCATGATCATctaaccagctgctgcagcGTTAAACTTAACAGACTATTGCTTCAAGTTTTTTGAAATGTAAGCAAATATTACTACTTAGTAACACTATGCTACCCTGACATATTTGATAAATGAGTACACaactgattaataataataataataatatcaatatctTACTGTGGCATCgagattttcaaatgaaaagcagGTAACTTAAAGCGGCGGCTGAATGTAGAGTCTCACCGAGACAGTTTAACCAGACATCGATATGAATAATGAATCCTGTGTTGAGCTTGAATATTTTATGctgtagagagtgtgtgtgtgtgtgtgtgtgtgtgtgtgtgtgtgtgtgtgtgtgtgtgtgtgtgtgtgtgtgtgtttaagggaAGTAGCTCACCAAAACTGAGTGCATGCCAGTATAGATGCGGCTCAGACACACCAGGGACGACAGCGTCACTGCAATCAGCAGACCCACCTCGAACTGGAACTGAGCCAcgataaaagataaaatattaaatctgtGAAAGAAGAATGTCGTGTGTCACATGCATCTGAGATTCTTCACATTCCTCAGTGCACGCACAAAAACAGCGGTCGTGCTCTACTTCCTTAAAACCTTGTTCCTCTCATCCATTTGTCCCTGTAGACACGGAACTCCTCTTTCTGCCACTTGTCCTTTCTGGTTGACGCACTGCCCGCCATCCAGTCACTTTGGGTCCTTTAGTCCTCCACTGTCTCCATCCTCTGTCCCCTCCTTCCTTTACCTATAGCGGCAGGTTTTGTTCCCCCCTCCATTTCAATAACAGTGAGAAGAGAGGCCTTGTGTATTCAttcacctcctccaccctcccctcctgtgctcccctcctctcctcctctctgcctcttttccTGTGTCTTTTCCTGTCTTTTGCAGCTGGAAGCCTATTCACTGGTAGTTCATGAAGAGAGGTTTTTTTATGAATGGCCACAAAGGATGCCAGGGACAGGAGGGGGGTCACGCTGTGATTGACTGTCATGACCTCCGACCTGCTCTGAGAACAGGGCGAGTTGCCCTGAGGCCTTGTGTCTATTCAGGAGCCTCTGCAACAGCCTGCTACTCATTTATAGCTATGCATGCCCTTTTCTCTCAGAGGGATCCTGGAGGAATTTCAGGCCACAGTTAAGTGCTCTACTGTACATGGACGTCTCAGGGTTCTTGAGGTGATTTCTCTGACCTCGAGAGCAGGAATGTAAGAACCCGACCGAGCGCTATAGCTGACACGGTCCGACCACAAATCAGTCTGACAGCTGCCGAGGCCGTAAACTACCAACTGATGGAGCCAGCATTCACTCAGGTTCTTCGTTAAAACACGGTGTGTGATTAAGACAGCCCGTGATTGAGCCACGGACTGTTTTATTGACTTGGCAGTAGAGTAGGAGAGATAAAGGCAGGAAGAGtcgggaggaggagggaggcagtgACGTGGATTGACAGTCATTGACTCAGTCGAGTCCATCAGAGGACCAAACAGCAGCTCGACGGGTGTGGCTGATGGTGACTGATGGTGACTGCTGGCCCCGCCCCTGCCTGCCCATTGTCCAACAGCTCAGTGAGGACTCACTGATGGACAGCGGGGCCACTCCCTTCATCCCACTCAGCTAGCAGTGAGCGAGACGCTGTCCACAGGCTCCCAGCGCCTCATATTTAACCTCATTCACTGTGAGAAGCTTCTCATTAGTAGCGACTAATTTAACACCTACTGGTGCTGATCTTAAAGGAATCCATAACATCGAATGGAAATTTAATGGCACTGCCTCGTGACACATTTACAGTTCGTCTATACGTCCATCTCTAATGAGGTGGATGGAGCTAATTTGCAGTCAGCTATGGAGGCAATAGCATTTTTCCTAGTGATGAGCGGTGACAGTTACAATCATGACATGTTTCAACAGTAATTCCAATCACCACCATCTCTACTCACTCACAGAAGAGAAACTGGGTTTAGATTTGTTAAAGTAAGACACAATAAACCCAATTATCGAACTATGTGAGCATGGAAGTTATTTCCTCCACCAATCTCTCCCTCATTTCTTATATTTCACCTGGCCGctctctctgactctggttCTAGAGGGTTCTTCCAGTTTaaagggagtttttctctcctcagtcgctgaatgtttgctcattgtgggaactgttgggtttctcttttaTATTGTAAGATCTTCACCTAACCATCTAAagtaccttgagataatgtatgttgacTTTAACCCGCTTCCAGATGCTCTGCTCTGATCAGTCTTTGATTTGACCCAGTTCCATTTCCTTATGACTGTGAGATGCAgttgaaaacacagaaatcattGTTACAAGCAGAGATTATTTGGCCCTGCATCATAGCTCACAACAGAGAAGTGCACTGTGTAACTGGTTGACTGTGTTTCATCACAGATCTCAGCGATGCCCACCTGTATCCTGGTTTGAGCGCTCAGTAAAAAGGTAAAGGAGATGGCAGTGGCAGCCATGGCGTGAGTGGAGGGCAGCCCGTACTCTGCGCTGACTCGTGTCTCCAGCTTAACCACAGGGGGTGAATGAGGGCGAGGCAGCTTCAGCACATCCTTCATCATCTGGCCGACATACATCACCAACTAAAAAAGAGGTGAGAGTACATGTGTATCAGAAGCAGGGTCCCAACGAATACCCAATACAGAGGTATTCACAGGTCCACAttttatacagtgtgtgtgtgttgcaattTACAATACAGTAATAATGCAAAAATCAGTTAATTaggtaaaaaaattaaaataagggCCACAACAAGGCTAATAACGAATTTACTTTCTATCTGAAATCACTTGGGAGTGGTTAAAGTTAGCCATGCTGCTACTTCAATCACCAATAACAGAAAACCTCTGAATTAATAGAAAATTCAAACtcctgaggaggaaacaaactgaaattGTCTTATTTTCTATAGCGCTTATCATGAGAGACTATTCTCTCCGTCTATTCCAGGTGAATCTTTATTTAGCAGTTGAAATGTGATTCAATACAAGAAAAGCCTACAGAGAGAGTGCTGCAGTGAGCTGGCAAGAAAAGACGAAATctgagatggaggaagatgataataaaataatgagaagatgaaataaaatcctGATTAGGCTATGCTCTAAAAGTAACCACACTCTCATAAATAAGTAATACCCCTTCCAACGCCacaaaggaaagagaaaagagaggaagaccAATCTGTTCAGAAGATGGAGACCCACCCTGGAATAAAGTGCAGATGTTGCAGTCGTACAGAAACAAAATCTATTGTAAGAAGCTGAGAATTGAAGAGGGCAGGATTTGCTGAGACAGCGTCTTCGGAGGGTGGAGTGAGACAGAGGGTACTTCACATAATGACAGTTAgtgcaaggtgtgtgtgtgtttgtgtgtgtgtgtgtgtgtggtaatgaCGTATAGGTATTGgtgtggatttgtgtgtgtctgtgtgcgtgcgtcctGCCAAATGTGCTGCCTATTCTCTTTCATGAGATCCCCAGCGGCCGTCGGAGGGGCAGcctgctccagctccagttttatttaaagctcTGCGTTGTATATTTAATGAATGGCTGTCTTCACAAGGAGCAGGGAGGCAGTGCAGCGAGAGCGAGCAGGacactaatgtgtgtgtttaagggaCAGAATAGAGAGGCTGTTATTACCATCTCCACTGACACTGTAATCAGAAGATGCCTGTTACCATGGAAAATAAGATATAAAAGTACATCTACTGACCCGCCATTAGTGCAGCAACTTGTAGAGACACGGAGGGAAGCAGATAGAGAGGACgggacaaagacagacatgGTAATTAAAATAGGCAAATATGTGGACACCAGAACATGACACTCTCTTATTCTGCTGGGGGATAAGGCCTGACTAGCACTCGGCATCCTCGTTGATCCCAGTGGAGTTTGATGGAGATCAGGTCAGGGCTtttcatgcaaacacaaatgtgacAAGACTTCAGCCACGTTAGTGACTCTCCTGCAGATGTAGACAAAGTGATGCTTTCAGCTACACTGAGCACTTCCTGGTTTTGTTGGTTAGAAATGTCCCTTTTGATGACAGGGAAATACGTGTAATAACTGAAGGACAGAGGTTACGTGTTCTTTACCTTTTTATTGGTGTTAACTGTGATAACCTGTTGACTTTCAGCACGTGATTACAGCACAAATTGGCATTTTGGGTATAGGACAAAACTAATTCCAGTGGGCTATAGCCAGATTTGAACAATAACATTCATATTAATGTAGCCTTTACTGAAGTGTTTAGTGCTAAT
The Paralichthys olivaceus isolate ysfri-2021 chromosome 11, ASM2471397v2, whole genome shotgun sequence genome window above contains:
- the sgpp2 gene encoding sphingosine-1-phosphate phosphatase 2 isoform X2, whose translation is MYVGQMMKDVLKLPRPHSPPVVKLETRVSAEYGLPSTHAMAATAISFTFLLSAQTRIQFQFEVGLLIAVTLSSLVCLSRIYTGMHSVLDVICGALISAVLVFFTYPHWETFDHFQLTSRISPILALALPLFLSYTYPELDHYCTTRGDTTTILGAWAGCSVGYWVNVQLGQTFEPQGELPVPLPTLTAHALTVSAARFLLGVVALVGTRQIVKALSLQVLYSWYRVPRSNESARRRREIEVPYKFATYTSVGLVNSILVNRVFFLLGLL
- the sgpp2 gene encoding sphingosine-1-phosphate phosphatase 2 isoform X1 produces the protein MLEVLTYLHGPELVARFQRRCGLVLVEAAHHNQGRTRAPAHADNKPRVQVQGTWDHQDNNSKHRNMENGCGAGGCSRPQYEVRNWLLHFLFLFSSALGHEIFYITCLPCIHWNLDPFLCRRLVNIWTLVMYVGQMMKDVLKLPRPHSPPVVKLETRVSAEYGLPSTHAMAATAISFTFLLSAQTRIQFQFEVGLLIAVTLSSLVCLSRIYTGMHSVLDVICGALISAVLVFFTYPHWETFDHFQLTSRISPILALALPLFLSYTYPELDHYCTTRGDTTTILGAWAGCSVGYWVNVQLGQTFEPQGELPVPLPTLTAHALTVSAARFLLGVVALVGTRQIVKALSLQVLYSWYRVPRSNESARRRREIEVPYKFATYTSVGLVNSILVNRVFFLLGLL